A genomic stretch from Centroberyx gerrardi isolate f3 chromosome 10, fCenGer3.hap1.cur.20231027, whole genome shotgun sequence includes:
- the mmadhcb gene encoding metabolism of cobalamin associated Db, with protein sequence MANALCSRARLVSYLPGLHVLVRRVAGARAFSAAGSSGSDEPHVAVTPPEMALRTVWPDETMGPFGPQDQRFQLPGNVGFDSHLEGTAVQKKSSSHRIIPDVLSAPSSSERHEFILAQFIGEFHEKEPASPQNVNRAEHYFDNSNVECAIQCCPELLKKDFQSMFPEAPSTGMMVVTVTQKTQNDMTSWCDEVDKEREQMLDKFVAGAKEICYALQQDGFWADFIDPSSGLAFFGSYTNNTLFETDERYRHLGFQIEDLGCCKVIRHALWGTHVFVGTVFTNAPLNSLIMKKLQGS encoded by the exons ATGGCCAAT GCGCTCTGCAGCAGAGCGAGGCTGGTGAGCTACTTGCCAGGACTTCACGTCCTGGTGCGTCGTGTTGCTGGAGCCAGAGCCTTCTCTGCTGCTGGATCCTCCGGCTCTGATGAGCCCCACGTCGCCGTCACACCTCCTGAGATGG CACTGAGGACGGTGTGGCCCGACGAGACCATGGGGCCGTTCGGGCCTCAGGACCAGCGGTTCCAGCTGCCCGGCAACGTGGGTTTTGACTCCCACCTGGAAGGAACAGCGGTACAAAAGAAGAGCTCGTCCCACAGGATAATTCCTGACGTGCTGTCTGCCCCTTCCAGCAGCGAGAGACACGAGTTTATACTGGCCCAGTTTATCGGAGAGTTCCAT gAGAAAGAGCCAGCCTCGCCACAGAATGTCAACAGAGCTGAACACTACTTTGATAACTCCAATGTGGAGTGTGCGATACAGTGCTGCCCTGAGCTGCTAAAGAAAG ATTTCCAGTCAATGTTTCCCGAGGCACCGTCTACTGGTATGATGGTTGTCACGGTAACCCAAAAGACCCAAAATGACATGACGTCATGGTGTGACGAggtagacaaagagagagagcagatgctTGACAAG TTTGTTGCTGGAGCCAAGGAGATCTGCTACGCCCTCCAGCAAGACGGTTTCTGGGCTGACTTCATCGACCCGTCCTCAGGCTTAGCG ttCTTCGGGTCCTACACCAACAACACGTTGTTCGAGACGGACGAGAGGTACCGACACCTGGGCTTCCAGATCGAGGACCTGGGCTGCTGCAAAGTGATCCGCCACGCTCTGTGGGGGACGCATGTGTTTGTGGGGACAGTTTTTACCAACGCGCCACTGAACAGCCTTATCATGAAGAAGCTACAGGGAAGCTAA